The Phenylobacterium montanum genome window below encodes:
- a CDS encoding conjugal transfer protein TrbJ has protein sequence MRRSFSSAGLALALVLTATAPPPVAHAQMAVIDVKAILQAEQQVTNSLTQIQRLESQLTNQAAMLQKLQTDVTGPIAQIASQATGILQQAQGIGYGAQNVAQQYATLYPSTMPGASLATTQASLASWRQNNALALQQALQMQNAIAQGQPITSAQVASAVSASQGAAGQTSAIQATNQLLATVTAQLTELQNLLITQARAEQTLAAQVQASQATGEADSQRFWATTPPASRVQNPDKL, from the coding sequence ATGCGTAGGTCCTTCAGTTCCGCCGGCCTCGCGCTGGCCCTCGTCCTGACGGCGACGGCGCCGCCGCCGGTCGCCCACGCCCAGATGGCGGTGATCGACGTCAAGGCGATCCTGCAGGCCGAGCAGCAGGTCACCAACAGCCTCACCCAGATTCAGCGCCTGGAGTCGCAACTCACCAACCAGGCGGCCATGCTGCAGAAGCTGCAGACCGACGTCACCGGGCCGATCGCGCAGATCGCCAGCCAGGCGACCGGCATCCTGCAGCAGGCGCAGGGCATCGGCTACGGCGCCCAGAATGTCGCCCAGCAATATGCCACGCTCTACCCCTCGACCATGCCCGGCGCGAGCCTCGCCACCACCCAGGCCTCCCTCGCGAGCTGGCGCCAGAACAATGCGCTGGCCCTGCAACAGGCGCTGCAGATGCAGAACGCCATCGCCCAGGGTCAGCCGATCACCTCGGCCCAGGTGGCGAGCGCGGTCAGCGCCTCCCAGGGCGCGGCGGGCCAGACCTCGGCGATCCAGGCCACCAACCAGCTGCTGGCCACGGTGACCGCCCAGCTCACCGAACTGCAGAACCTGCTGATCACCCAGGCCCGGGCCGAGCAGACCCTCGCAGCCCAGGTCCAGGCGTCCCAGGCGACTGGCGAGGCGGACAGCCAGCGCTTCTGGGCCACCACGCCGCCCGCGAGCCGCGTTCAGAACCCGGACAAGCTGTGA
- a CDS encoding DnaA N-terminal domain-containing protein — protein sequence MQTAHSVEWRPGFAKRADNFEEVCAKAEAWRWRPGDSIARVAAAVLKGTPMLTTPQRLTLLLYVEHLNQDRLEQDIACVWPSTGLIAEYLGCSESQARTNRRGLEAAGFMVRDYNRANRPAGLEAYDLRPLLARLDELEAVDAAIRGAIAARRALQSEAVAFPTKYSAQAPESRRLEQSQKNFSYPVPEKDAGSPRSYSEKRPAARPERGRTNGSSGQPQRTGTVRALGSPGGASGFAGANLGPSVHAEMVRQELQSAVRICPRLAPLVPDHVLKDPSTATPEDAARIAAAAPLLLPDPERNNSLSVQWGWARHGIRVVTMLAIALEDPEVRSPCAYFGAFATKPSGGVPDLRLNLARILKQKGEIPPAEITPAPRPEAVFEPQPELPPLMFAPGAEDAPWPEINAEVRRLIRDGAHGSWFNRIGFHGIVDGVLTLSTPTGIAADRIKRDYVEAIKMAAETVGVFVDRVVLMVRKR from the coding sequence ATGCAAACCGCACATTCCGTGGAATGGCGGCCCGGCTTCGCCAAGCGCGCAGACAACTTCGAGGAAGTCTGTGCGAAGGCCGAGGCCTGGCGCTGGCGGCCGGGCGACTCCATCGCCCGCGTGGCCGCCGCCGTGCTCAAGGGCACGCCGATGCTGACGACGCCGCAGCGCCTGACGCTGCTGCTGTACGTCGAGCACCTCAACCAGGACCGCCTGGAGCAGGACATCGCCTGCGTCTGGCCGTCCACGGGCCTGATCGCCGAGTACCTCGGCTGCAGCGAGAGCCAGGCCCGGACCAATCGGCGTGGCCTGGAGGCGGCCGGCTTCATGGTGCGGGACTACAATCGCGCCAACCGGCCGGCCGGGCTCGAGGCCTACGACCTTCGCCCGCTGTTGGCCCGCCTCGACGAACTGGAGGCGGTCGACGCCGCGATCCGCGGGGCGATTGCCGCCCGCAGGGCCTTGCAGTCGGAAGCGGTAGCCTTCCCGACAAAATATAGCGCCCAGGCGCCAGAATCCCGGCGCCTAGAACAGTCCCAAAAGAACTTTAGTTATCCTGTACCCGAGAAGGACGCGGGTTCCCCGCGAAGTTATTCCGAGAAGCGGCCCGCTGCGCGGCCCGAGCGCGGAAGGACCAACGGATCCTCGGGCCAACCCCAGCGCACCGGCACGGTCCGCGCCCTTGGCTCTCCAGGGGGAGCCAGCGGTTTCGCCGGCGCGAATCTTGGACCCTCGGTGCACGCGGAAATGGTCCGCCAGGAGCTTCAGAGCGCCGTGCGCATCTGTCCGAGGCTCGCCCCGCTGGTCCCGGATCACGTCCTGAAAGACCCGTCCACGGCCACGCCGGAAGACGCCGCCCGGATCGCCGCCGCGGCGCCGTTGCTGCTGCCGGACCCGGAACGGAACAACAGCCTGTCGGTGCAGTGGGGATGGGCCCGCCACGGCATCCGCGTGGTCACCATGCTGGCCATCGCGCTGGAGGACCCCGAGGTCCGAAGCCCCTGCGCCTACTTCGGCGCCTTCGCCACCAAGCCGTCTGGCGGCGTGCCGGACCTGCGGCTCAACCTGGCCAGGATCCTGAAGCAGAAGGGGGAGATCCCGCCGGCCGAGATCACCCCGGCCCCGCGGCCGGAGGCGGTGTTCGAGCCGCAGCCTGAGCTGCCGCCGTTGATGTTTGCGCCCGGCGCCGAGGACGCGCCCTGGCCTGAGATCAACGCCGAGGTCCGGCGGCTGATCCGGGACGGCGCCCATGGCAGCTGGTTCAACCGGATCGGATTCCACGGCATCGTCGACGGGGTGCTGACGCTTTCGACGCCGACCGGCATCGCCGCCGATCGGATCAAACGGGACTACGTCGAGGCGATCAAGATGGCCGCCGAGACCGTCGGGGTCTTCGTCGACCGGGTGGTGTTGATGGTGAGGAAACGGTGA
- the trbE gene encoding conjugal transfer protein TrbE, whose amino-acid sequence MLYLREYRAKAERLFDHLPWVALIGPGLVLNKDGSFQKTLAFRGPDLASATDAGLVATRAQLNNALRRLGSRWCLHVEALRASSQDYASSAFPDPVSALIDDERRGAFEAEERHFESRYFLTFTFLPPEEAISTAESLMLENAPSGRGAAGMYRAALGGFLASVRQIADILGAIMPEVRELDDDETLTYLHGCISTKRHYVRTPDTPAYLDAFLCDDDFQGGLLPRLGGQYVRTISVRAYPTSSSPGLLDRLNELGVSYRWTCRFMPLDKEDARKAVSTVRKRWFAKRKGVMALLKEAITHEPSLLEDPDATAKTNDADAALAILGGDYASIGYFTPTVTLIDRDPDRLADRVREVESAINRVGFVCKVEDVNAVEAWLGSLPGQAYADLRRPLVSSLNLCDMIPMSAIWPGPSRNAHLSAECAKRGHPGAQPPLMVTRTAGTTPFRFDLHQGDVGHAMVVGPTGAGKSVLLNTIAMQWLRYPEAQIFYFDKGASSRAATLLAGGQFFVLGGDQTDLAFQPLADLESAEDKTWAQEWVQDIVAAEGVAISPAIKDEIWSGLRNLAAGPRDQRTLTLLAATIQDQTVKSALLPYTLAGPHGHLLDAQDNARVSARWQTFEMAELINNKAALAPVLTYIFRTLEQRFDGRPTLLVLDEAWLFLDQGSFAAKIREWLKTLRKFNVAVVFATQSLADIARSTIAPALIESCPTRIFLPNPDAVTPQIAELYAAFGLNEQQLRIVGGATPKREYYYQSSAGNRLFELGLGPVTLAAVGASSPGDQQRISAALAQGGPARFAEAYYRAQGLSEVADYLARASASASARVA is encoded by the coding sequence ATGCTGTATCTCCGCGAGTACCGCGCCAAGGCTGAACGTCTCTTCGATCATCTTCCCTGGGTGGCGCTGATTGGACCGGGCCTGGTCCTCAACAAGGACGGCAGCTTCCAGAAGACCCTGGCCTTCCGCGGCCCCGATCTGGCCAGCGCCACGGACGCCGGGCTCGTCGCCACCCGCGCCCAGCTCAACAACGCCCTGCGCCGGCTGGGCTCGCGCTGGTGCCTGCACGTGGAGGCCTTGCGCGCCTCCTCGCAGGACTATGCGTCCAGCGCGTTCCCTGACCCGGTCTCGGCCCTGATCGACGACGAGCGCCGGGGGGCTTTCGAAGCCGAGGAGCGCCATTTCGAGAGCCGCTATTTCCTGACCTTCACCTTCCTGCCGCCCGAAGAGGCGATCTCGACGGCGGAGAGCCTGATGCTGGAAAACGCGCCGTCGGGGCGCGGGGCGGCCGGCATGTATCGCGCGGCCTTGGGCGGCTTCCTCGCCTCGGTCCGCCAGATCGCCGACATCCTTGGCGCCATCATGCCGGAGGTCCGCGAGCTCGATGACGACGAGACGCTGACCTATCTGCACGGCTGCATCTCGACCAAGCGCCACTATGTCCGCACGCCCGACACGCCGGCCTACCTCGACGCGTTTCTTTGCGACGACGACTTCCAGGGCGGCCTGCTGCCGCGCCTGGGCGGGCAGTATGTCCGCACCATTTCGGTGCGCGCCTACCCCACCTCCTCCTCGCCAGGCCTGCTCGACCGGCTGAACGAGCTGGGGGTCAGCTATCGCTGGACCTGCCGGTTCATGCCGCTCGACAAGGAGGACGCCCGCAAGGCGGTGTCCACCGTTCGCAAGCGCTGGTTCGCCAAGCGCAAGGGCGTGATGGCGCTGCTGAAGGAGGCGATCACCCACGAGCCCTCGCTGCTCGAGGACCCCGACGCGACGGCCAAGACCAATGACGCGGACGCGGCGCTGGCCATCCTCGGCGGCGACTATGCCTCGATCGGCTATTTCACCCCGACGGTGACCCTGATCGACCGCGATCCGGACCGGCTCGCCGACCGGGTCCGCGAGGTGGAAAGCGCCATCAACCGGGTCGGCTTCGTCTGCAAGGTCGAGGACGTCAACGCGGTCGAGGCGTGGCTGGGCAGCCTGCCGGGCCAGGCCTATGCGGATCTGCGCCGGCCCCTGGTGTCCTCGCTGAACCTCTGCGACATGATCCCGATGTCGGCCATCTGGCCGGGCCCCTCGCGCAACGCCCACCTGTCGGCCGAATGCGCCAAGCGTGGCCACCCCGGAGCTCAGCCGCCCCTCATGGTCACCCGGACGGCGGGCACCACGCCGTTCCGGTTCGACCTGCACCAAGGCGATGTCGGTCACGCGATGGTCGTCGGACCGACCGGCGCCGGCAAGTCGGTGCTGCTGAACACCATCGCCATGCAGTGGCTGCGCTATCCCGAGGCGCAGATCTTTTATTTCGACAAGGGCGCCAGCTCGCGCGCCGCCACCCTCTTGGCCGGCGGACAGTTCTTCGTGCTGGGCGGGGATCAGACCGACCTGGCCTTCCAGCCGCTGGCCGACCTCGAAAGCGCCGAGGACAAGACCTGGGCCCAGGAGTGGGTGCAGGACATCGTCGCCGCCGAGGGCGTCGCGATCTCGCCGGCCATCAAGGACGAGATCTGGAGCGGGTTGCGCAACCTGGCGGCCGGCCCGCGCGATCAGCGCACCCTGACCCTGCTGGCCGCGACCATTCAGGATCAGACCGTCAAGTCGGCGCTGCTGCCCTACACGCTGGCCGGTCCCCACGGGCACCTGCTGGACGCCCAGGACAACGCCCGGGTCTCGGCGCGCTGGCAGACCTTCGAGATGGCCGAGCTGATCAACAACAAGGCCGCGCTCGCGCCGGTGCTGACCTACATCTTCCGCACCCTGGAGCAGCGGTTCGACGGCCGGCCGACCCTGCTGGTCCTCGACGAGGCGTGGCTGTTCCTCGACCAGGGCTCCTTCGCGGCCAAGATCCGCGAATGGCTGAAGACCCTGCGCAAGTTCAACGTCGCGGTCGTCTTCGCCACGCAGAGCCTGGCGGACATCGCCCGCTCCACGATCGCGCCGGCCCTGATCGAGAGCTGCCCGACCCGAATCTTTCTGCCGAACCCCGACGCGGTGACGCCGCAGATCGCCGAGCTCTACGCCGCCTTCGGGCTCAACGAGCAACAGCTGCGCATCGTCGGCGGAGCGACCCCGAAGCGGGAATATTACTATCAGTCGAGCGCCGGGAACCGCCTGTTCGAGCTTGGCCTCGGCCCGGTGACCCTGGCCGCTGTCGGCGCTTCTTCGCCCGGCGACCAGCAGCGGATCAGCGCGGCCTTGGCACAGGGCGGCCCCGCCCGCTTCGCCGAGGCCTACTACCGGGCGCAGGGCCTGTCCGAGGTCGCCGACTACCTCGCCCGCGCGTCAGCGTCCGCCTCCGCGAGGGTGGCGTGA
- a CDS encoding DUF2274 domain-containing protein → MAKAATPTLALPKIDLEEKLLDVRLRLKGKAAIDLADYQRAYAATNGHPVEPEPLIQHILAAFIEADRGFQAWRKANPPQEPKA, encoded by the coding sequence ATGGCCAAGGCGGCGACCCCGACCCTCGCGCTCCCCAAGATCGACCTGGAAGAAAAGCTGCTCGACGTGCGCCTGCGTCTGAAGGGCAAGGCCGCCATCGACCTGGCCGACTATCAGCGCGCCTACGCGGCGACCAATGGTCATCCGGTCGAGCCTGAGCCACTCATCCAGCACATCCTCGCGGCCTTCATCGAGGCCGATCGCGGCTTCCAGGCCTGGCGCAAAGCCAACCCGCCGCAGGAGCCAAAAGCCTGA
- the trbG gene encoding P-type conjugative transfer protein TrbG: protein MSLIRKIPVRPTQSLCVAAALAIVGDASAQTPTALTPNPPPARAPAAGAAVAPITPTAPTPRVHRIRRGPPPPGFAAVTAANAGARAYATPDAYINAVLFYDYEAGRIYTLQTSPRFLTTVLLRPGEKLIAKAAGDTVRWVLGETVQGSGANQQVVVLIKPIRGGLKTNVVLTTDQRTYLLEAVSREGGTYTSAISWNYPQEQMQALAAAQAAQAQSVVAPTLAIDQLHFDYKVEAIHMKPPRWQPLRVFDDGLKTYIQFPVNMAATDAPPLFLVGPGGTAQLVNYRFLNGYYVVDRLVDVAELRLGEKPQQVVRITRTARKG, encoded by the coding sequence ATGAGCCTCATCCGCAAGATTCCTGTGCGTCCGACGCAAAGCCTTTGCGTGGCGGCCGCCCTGGCCATCGTCGGCGACGCTTCGGCCCAGACGCCCACGGCGCTGACGCCCAACCCGCCCCCGGCCCGGGCGCCGGCGGCTGGCGCGGCCGTCGCCCCGATCACACCCACGGCGCCCACGCCCCGCGTCCATCGGATCCGGCGCGGCCCGCCGCCGCCCGGCTTTGCGGCGGTGACCGCGGCCAACGCCGGCGCGCGGGCCTATGCCACCCCCGACGCCTACATCAATGCGGTCCTGTTCTACGACTATGAGGCGGGGCGGATTTACACGCTGCAGACCAGCCCCCGGTTCCTGACCACGGTGCTGCTGCGGCCCGGCGAGAAGCTGATCGCCAAGGCCGCCGGCGACACGGTGCGCTGGGTGCTGGGCGAGACCGTCCAGGGCAGCGGCGCCAACCAGCAGGTGGTGGTGCTGATCAAGCCAATCCGCGGCGGCCTGAAGACCAATGTGGTGTTGACGACCGACCAGCGGACCTACCTGCTGGAGGCGGTCAGCCGCGAGGGCGGGACCTACACCAGCGCGATCAGCTGGAACTACCCGCAGGAGCAGATGCAGGCCCTGGCCGCGGCCCAGGCCGCCCAGGCGCAGAGCGTGGTGGCCCCGACGCTGGCCATCGACCAGCTGCACTTCGACTACAAGGTCGAGGCCATCCACATGAAGCCGCCGCGCTGGCAGCCGCTGCGGGTCTTCGACGATGGGCTGAAGACCTACATCCAGTTCCCGGTGAACATGGCCGCCACCGACGCTCCGCCCCTGTTCCTGGTCGGCCCGGGCGGCACGGCCCAGCTGGTCAACTACCGCTTCCTCAACGGCTACTATGTGGTCGACCGCCTGGTCGACGTCGCCGAGCTGCGGCTGGGCGAAAAGCCCCAGCAGGTCGTGCGGATCACCCGCACGGCGCGGAAGGGGTAG
- a CDS encoding DUF7146 domain-containing protein, translating into MTLRSIVQALGGDLYDGGRRANIPAPGHSAEDRSVSLLLQYDRVVVHTFGDGDWRAVLDFLREQQLIDASNAPLAGSGRGPRPAPARASSSDTERRDAALRLWEPGRAVTGSLSERHCRLRGVQRDLPGPAALRHNHDAPVSAYGSGRHRRPALLAGIQDADGRFTAVEVTYLAPNGQRAIDLRLSRKTVGPAPGGSAIRLDPADVEMLVGEGVFTTLSATEWFGLPGWALMSTRNLRVWTPPSGVRSVLIAADRGKDGEASADRLKGRLIGLGVAASIALPPEPWGDWNEWSCRR; encoded by the coding sequence ATGACCTTGAGATCGATCGTGCAGGCGCTGGGCGGCGACCTCTACGATGGCGGTCGCCGCGCCAACATCCCCGCGCCGGGTCACAGCGCCGAGGACCGCTCCGTCTCCCTGCTGCTGCAGTACGACCGCGTCGTCGTGCACACCTTCGGCGATGGCGACTGGCGCGCGGTCCTGGATTTCCTGCGCGAGCAGCAGTTGATCGACGCCAGCAACGCCCCGTTGGCCGGATCCGGCCGGGGGCCACGCCCGGCGCCGGCGCGGGCCAGCAGTTCCGACACCGAGCGGCGCGATGCGGCCCTGCGGCTGTGGGAGCCCGGGCGGGCGGTGACCGGCTCGCTCTCCGAGCGCCATTGCCGCCTGCGGGGCGTCCAGCGCGACCTCCCGGGACCGGCGGCGCTGCGCCACAACCACGATGCGCCGGTCTCGGCCTACGGGAGCGGGCGTCACCGCCGGCCGGCGCTGCTCGCCGGGATCCAGGATGCCGATGGCCGGTTCACGGCAGTTGAGGTGACCTATCTGGCGCCCAACGGGCAACGGGCGATCGACCTGCGGCTCTCGCGCAAGACCGTGGGCCCGGCGCCGGGCGGCAGCGCCATCCGCCTCGACCCGGCCGACGTCGAGATGCTGGTTGGCGAGGGGGTGTTCACGACGCTATCGGCCACGGAATGGTTCGGCCTGCCCGGCTGGGCGCTGATGTCGACCCGCAATCTGCGGGTCTGGACACCGCCCTCCGGCGTGCGCTCGGTGCTGATCGCCGCTGACCGCGGCAAGGATGGCGAGGCGTCGGCCGATCGCCTGAAGGGACGGCTGATCGGCCTGGGCGTGGCGGCCTCGATCGCCCTTCCGCCCGAGCCCTGGGGAGACTGGAACGAGTGGTCGTGTCGTCGATGA
- a CDS encoding TrbI/VirB10 family protein has product MTYLPPDRPIGEAPSSTKASAESVLAAPRLPVTRWNRRYLVAGAGALAAIVAAGFYIGFGGANRPAPKQSAAQTTADTAPTTPAFATRYAAGYGDPAVRAADAPGTVALPPPGATGGVGAGASPAAQTRVDPAVQQARDQAVAARGSGPFFAAQAQAGGGAPEAAAPVTLAEAQPGAAPVTPAPDVQPANGQGGKAQFLATARTEDYLATPLRPPASPWEVKAGTVIPAALITALNSDLPGEVIAQVTEPIYDHATGRTVLIPQGSRLIGRYDSQIAYGQERALIAWNRIIMPDGRSINIGSMSGGDLTGAAGLKDQVDGHFWQLARGILLSTVFSVGAASAQDASARSSGELVLNSASSGISTGAQQVGQQITSRDLNRQPTIKVRAGWPLRVLVNKDMILAPYP; this is encoded by the coding sequence ATGACCTACCTTCCGCCCGACCGTCCGATCGGCGAGGCGCCGTCCTCGACCAAGGCCTCGGCCGAGAGCGTGCTGGCCGCGCCGCGCCTGCCCGTCACCCGATGGAATCGCCGCTACCTGGTGGCCGGCGCCGGTGCGCTGGCCGCGATCGTGGCGGCGGGGTTCTACATCGGCTTCGGCGGCGCCAACCGGCCGGCGCCAAAACAGAGCGCCGCCCAGACCACGGCGGACACCGCGCCCACCACGCCGGCCTTCGCCACCCGGTACGCCGCCGGCTACGGCGATCCCGCCGTGCGGGCGGCCGACGCCCCCGGGACCGTGGCCCTGCCGCCGCCCGGCGCAACAGGGGGCGTGGGCGCCGGCGCATCGCCTGCCGCCCAGACCCGGGTGGATCCCGCCGTGCAGCAGGCGCGCGACCAGGCGGTCGCCGCGCGTGGCTCGGGGCCGTTCTTTGCGGCCCAGGCGCAGGCCGGCGGTGGGGCGCCCGAGGCGGCCGCGCCAGTGACCCTCGCCGAGGCGCAGCCGGGCGCGGCGCCGGTCACACCCGCGCCCGACGTGCAACCGGCCAACGGCCAGGGTGGCAAGGCGCAGTTCCTGGCCACGGCCCGGACGGAGGACTACCTCGCCACGCCGCTGCGGCCGCCGGCCAGCCCCTGGGAGGTCAAGGCCGGCACGGTCATTCCGGCGGCCCTGATCACCGCGCTCAACTCCGATCTGCCGGGCGAGGTGATCGCCCAGGTCACCGAGCCGATCTACGACCACGCCACGGGCCGCACCGTCCTGATCCCACAGGGCTCGCGGCTGATCGGCCGCTACGACAGCCAGATCGCCTACGGCCAGGAGCGGGCCCTGATCGCCTGGAACAGGATCATCATGCCCGACGGCCGATCCATCAACATCGGCTCGATGAGCGGCGGCGACCTCACGGGCGCCGCCGGCCTCAAGGACCAGGTCGACGGCCATTTTTGGCAGCTGGCGCGCGGCATCCTGCTCTCTACCGTCTTCAGCGTCGGCGCCGCCTCGGCGCAGGACGCCAGCGCCCGCAGCTCCGGCGAGCTGGTGCTTAACAGCGCCTCGTCCGGCATCTCCACCGGAGCCCAGCAGGTGGGTCAGCAGATCACGTCGCGCGACCTCAATCGCCAGCCGACCATCAAGGTGCGCGCCGGCTGGCCGCTCCGCGTCCTGGTCAACAAGGACATGATCCTGGCGCCCTACCCCTGA
- the trbF gene encoding conjugal transfer protein TrbF: protein MNPFRRPNDHYGSSAPVETPYQRASQEWDRRIGAPVIQARNWRLMAFAGWAVAALAVGGLIYQGSNTRIATYVIPIDKYGRPGRIEMAGRTYTPSSAEVGYFLADWVTRTRSKSIDPIVIRDNWTGAYRFVVGPAIGQLNDYAKTHDPFANAGSQAVSVEVVSVLQRSPATYQVQWRETTFDQGVSSSTVNWTGLFTTKIDPPKNEADLRANPLGVFITAFQWSREL, encoded by the coding sequence ATGAATCCCTTCCGACGCCCAAACGACCACTACGGCAGCTCGGCGCCTGTGGAGACGCCCTATCAGCGGGCCAGCCAGGAGTGGGACCGCCGCATCGGCGCCCCCGTGATTCAGGCGCGCAACTGGCGGCTGATGGCCTTCGCCGGCTGGGCGGTGGCGGCCTTGGCGGTCGGCGGCCTGATCTACCAGGGCAGCAACACCCGCATCGCCACCTACGTCATACCGATCGACAAATATGGCCGACCGGGGCGGATCGAGATGGCGGGGCGCACCTACACTCCCTCCTCCGCCGAGGTCGGCTATTTCCTGGCCGACTGGGTGACGCGCACGCGGTCCAAGAGCATCGACCCCATCGTCATCCGGGACAACTGGACCGGCGCCTATCGATTCGTGGTCGGGCCGGCGATCGGCCAGCTCAACGACTATGCCAAGACCCACGATCCCTTCGCCAACGCCGGCAGCCAGGCGGTCAGCGTTGAGGTCGTCTCGGTCCTCCAGCGCAGCCCCGCCACTTACCAGGTGCAGTGGCGCGAGACGACCTTCGACCAGGGGGTCAGCTCCAGCACCGTCAACTGGACCGGCCTGTTCACCACCAAGATCGACCCGCCGAAAAACGAGGCAGACCTCAGGGCCAATCCGCTCGGCGTCTTCATCACCGCCTTCCAGTGGAGTCGCGAGCTATGA
- the trbL gene encoding P-type conjugative transfer protein TrbL translates to MATADPAVLDDFLNKFRSQVDAGFGLIQGDVSATLASLVVISIVITALMWAIDENQNVLASLVRKILLVGFFAFLVAQWPTLTKTVVNGFAALGLKAGGGGMSLSTFTTSPSQIVMAGIKVIAGLMQYVKKISPGPIEFFAHIDVVAMAIVAAIGILIAFVILAVEIVVTIIEFHIVTLVAFVTVPFGVLTQTSFMSERAIGYVVSVGIKLMALAIVVSLGTTVFDNYSVSPDPGIGEDVGLLLAAVVMVMLALKIPAIAAALISGGPQLSSGGALMGAAGVAAGVAGAGLAMRAVGGAVASGWAAGGGQVAAARSAAGAIPSGGGSAPTPGGGPGAADFARAPVSSAVSSLRSAGGRLFGAGMAEGGSDDEAPPPPSPADTVARAEARRSGLAAAAQTAAATAAQGEESGAGMSATPIPPEEPPTGAGT, encoded by the coding sequence GTGGCGACTGCCGATCCCGCCGTCCTCGACGATTTTCTCAACAAGTTCCGCAGCCAGGTAGACGCTGGGTTCGGGCTGATCCAGGGCGACGTTTCGGCCACGCTGGCCAGCCTGGTGGTGATCTCGATCGTGATCACCGCGTTGATGTGGGCCATCGACGAGAACCAGAACGTCCTGGCGTCGCTGGTGCGCAAGATCCTCCTGGTCGGGTTCTTCGCCTTCCTGGTTGCGCAGTGGCCGACCCTGACCAAGACCGTGGTCAACGGGTTTGCCGCCCTGGGCCTGAAGGCCGGCGGCGGGGGTATGTCCCTCTCGACCTTCACCACCTCGCCCTCCCAGATCGTCATGGCCGGCATCAAGGTGATCGCCGGGCTGATGCAGTACGTGAAGAAGATCTCGCCCGGGCCCATCGAGTTCTTCGCCCACATCGACGTGGTGGCCATGGCCATCGTCGCCGCGATCGGCATCCTGATCGCCTTCGTGATCCTGGCAGTCGAAATCGTCGTCACGATCATCGAATTCCACATCGTCACCCTCGTGGCCTTCGTCACCGTCCCGTTCGGGGTGCTGACCCAGACCTCGTTCATGAGCGAGCGGGCCATCGGCTACGTGGTTTCCGTCGGGATCAAGCTGATGGCCCTGGCGATCGTGGTCAGCCTGGGGACCACGGTGTTCGACAACTACAGCGTCTCCCCGGACCCCGGCATCGGCGAGGACGTCGGCTTGCTGCTCGCCGCCGTGGTCATGGTCATGTTGGCGCTGAAGATCCCCGCCATCGCCGCGGCCCTGATCTCCGGTGGCCCGCAGCTGAGTTCCGGCGGAGCCTTGATGGGCGCCGCGGGTGTTGCGGCTGGCGTCGCCGGCGCGGGCCTGGCCATGCGCGCCGTTGGCGGCGCGGTCGCCTCCGGCTGGGCGGCGGGCGGCGGCCAGGTCGCGGCCGCCCGCAGCGCCGCGGGCGCGATCCCCTCTGGCGGCGGGTCTGCGCCGACACCGGGCGGCGGCCCTGGCGCGGCCGATTTCGCGCGCGCCCCGGTGTCCTCGGCCGTCTCGAGCCTGCGCTCGGCGGGTGGGCGCCTGTTCGGCGCGGGCATGGCTGAAGGCGGGTCCGACGACGAGGCTCCGCCGCCGCCGTCCCCGGCCGACACGGTGGCGCGCGCCGAGGCGCGGCGCAGCGGCCTTGCGGCGGCGGCGCAGACCGCGGCGGCCACGGCCGCCCAGGGTGAGGAGAGCGGCGCCGGCATGAGCGCCACGCCGATCCCTCCCGAAGAGCCCCCGACCGGCGCCGGGACCTAG
- a CDS encoding EexN family lipoprotein produces the protein MRARLVIALGLAAAALAACSQPVPTHDKAYYAQHDAERATQLAACQNDPGRLAATPNCVNAQSADADGHASKFYDVAKPAPRVADPGKL, from the coding sequence ATGCGCGCCCGTCTCGTCATTGCGCTGGGCCTCGCCGCGGCCGCCCTGGCCGCCTGCTCCCAGCCGGTCCCGACCCACGACAAGGCCTATTACGCCCAGCACGACGCCGAGCGGGCGACGCAGCTGGCGGCCTGCCAGAACGATCCCGGCCGCCTCGCCGCGACGCCCAATTGCGTCAACGCCCAGTCGGCCGACGCCGATGGCCATGCCTCGAAGTTCTACGACGTGGCCAAGCCTGCCCCGCGCGTCGCCGACCCCGGGAAACTGTAG